The candidate division WOR-3 bacterium genomic sequence CTTCGAAAGTATAACCTTCATAATGACGCAAGATAAAAGCCATCCTCTGGCGCGGGGGTAATTTTGCCAGAGCATCATCTATCGCTTTTTTCAAAATCAGGTTCTGGGGAGGGATATTCGACATTGAACCATTGAATTCTTCTGTCTCACGATATTTCCGTTTGAATGAAATACAGGTATTGACTGCAATCCGATATAGCCAAGTAAAGAATTTGCTTTTTTTATTAAAATGTTTGATACCCCGCGCAATTCTGATGAAAATTTCTTGGGTAAGTTCCCGGGCATCTTCTTCATTACGCACAAACCGGTAGCAAATGGCATAAATAGACCGCTGATACTTTGCAAAAAGAGTTGCAAAGGCATTTTCATCCCCTTGATTATAGCGTTCAATAAGCAAAAGATCTTCATCATTCATTTAATTTTGACGCTGAGAGATAGGTCCTGGGTTTAAAAGGCTTTCGAAGATGGTGAAATTTTTAACTTCCGGTGCTGATGGCGCTAATACTCTTCTTCAGTATATGGTTCAAACTGTTCTTTTTCTGCACCGCACTCAGGGCACACCCAATCATCGGGCAGCTGCTCAAAAAGGGTGCCCGGCTCAATACCATTATCGGGGTCCCCATACTCGGGGTCATAGATATATCCGCAGATTGTGCATTGCCATTTGCCCATCATACCTCCTTTAAAAACAGTTTATTATATTTAAGAATTTTACTCTGTCAATAAACAACAGCATAATCACCGATGCTGAGGACAAAAGACATTTCCGGTCCGATAATCGTACTGATACGGCTGACCGGTTATCGGACAGAAAGTCTCACTCCCGGGGATATCATTTAAATCACTCAATTGCTCCGGATATTTTCCATTCTCAATAAAATAAAGTTGAATTGCGTCTTGGATCTTTTTAATTCGCAGCTGACAGTCTAAATTACGGGCTTTTTCCGGTGGTGCCACCGCGTGTTGTGCTTCTCTCGTGCCCCGGGTATAAATAACTCCTGCACGGTAAACAATGATACCCACGACGACTAACCCAATCGTTAACCCGAAAAGGGCGTAAGTTCTCATAGGTGATTATAACAATAAACGACAGGGTGTCAATACTATTATTGTTTAAAAATAGCACGGATTTTTTTGACCAGCGTAAAACCATTCCCGTACTTACCAATCGGAATCACATAAAAGCCATCAACATAGTCTTTCAACTTCTGAGCGGTAGCGAAAAGCAGTTCGGTTTCGTCGACCTCCTCAATCTGAGCAATATATGGATACGGAATTCCCAGAAATTTCATAAGTGCAAAAGCCCTTTTCTTTGTATACAAAAAAGAAAGACCTGCGATGATTTTTATATCGCCAAACCGTTGCCGGAGTTCAATAATGACCTCGATAAACTTTTCAGGCTGGAATACGGGCTGAGTAAAAAATACCTCTGCCCCACATTTGATTTTTTCCGCAGCTTTTATGAATTCGCCCTGGAGATTTGGAACATTGGGATTAAAACTTGTGCAGAGACAGAAATCAATCGGTGTAATCGCCTTGCGCGCCGAGGTGAGTCCTTGACGCAAGTTTCGGGCTACTTCGAGCAGTTTGGCAGAGTTCAGTTCAAACATACTCCGACCTTCAACCGGTGAATCACCGGTAACACAGAGAATATTCTCAATACCCAATGCTCGGGCACCAAGTAATTGACTTTCAAAAGATAAAAGTGTATAATGCCGGGCAACGAAATGGGGTATCGTTTCAATGTGCAGGTTCTCCTGGAGAATGTGGGCATAACATAACGCATCAGGTCTTAACTTACCAAGCGGGTTTGAAGGAATGTTAAAAGCATCAACATAATCCTTAAAGGGTTTGAGTTCATTAAGGATATTTTGCGTATCAATGCTGTTGGGCAAAAGTACTTCTAAAGTCAGGACTTTTTTTTCTTTCAACCTATCGCGCAACATAATTAATCAAGTTGTTTTAACACCTCCAGCCCAGCGAAGGCATTATTGACCGCAGCACAGGCACCGATCTGACGGGCGAATTCCGGACTGACATTCGGCCCACCAATGATTACCGGTGTATTCAATCCTTCGCTTCTCAATAATTTAATCACCCTCCCCATTTCCGGCATTGTCGTCGTCAAAAGGGCACTCAAACCCACCGCTATTGGTCTGTATCTTTTCACTGCTTCAACAATTTTTTGTGCTGCCACATCCTTACCCAAATCGATGACCTCATAACCTGCAGATTCAAAGACCATCGCTACGATATTCTTTCCTATGTCATGAATATCACCCTTCACGGTTGCGAGCACTATCCGTTTTTTTGTTCCAAATTTTTCTTTCTTCGGAATCCGGGCAATATGCTCTTTTATCAGCGTGAGCACAGTCCTGGTAGCTTCAGCGGATTTAAGTAAATCCGGAATGAAATAAACACCCTGTTCATAATACTCCCCTACTCTTTTCATGGCTTTAAAAATATAATCATCAATCAGTCTCTTGGGTGGAATCCCGGTCTCCAAGAGCA encodes the following:
- a CDS encoding methylenetetrahydrofolate reductase; the protein is MLRDRLKEKKVLTLEVLLPNSIDTQNILNELKPFKDYVDAFNIPSNPLGKLRPDALCYAHILQENLHIETIPHFVARHYTLLSFESQLLGARALGIENILCVTGDSPVEGRSMFELNSAKLLEVARNLRQGLTSARKAITPIDFCLCTSFNPNVPNLQGEFIKAAEKIKCGAEVFFTQPVFQPEKFIEVIIELRQRFGDIKIIAGLSFLYTKKRAFALMKFLGIPYPYIAQIEEVDETELLFATAQKLKDYVDGFYVIPIGKYGNGFTLVKKIRAIFKQ
- the rd gene encoding rubredoxin translates to MGKWQCTICGYIYDPEYGDPDNGIEPGTLFEQLPDDWVCPECGAEKEQFEPYTEEEY
- a CDS encoding RNA polymerase sigma factor, whose product is MNDEDLLLIERYNQGDENAFATLFAKYQRSIYAICYRFVRNEEDARELTQEIFIRIARGIKHFNKKSKFFTWLYRIAVNTCISFKRKYRETEEFNGSMSNIPPQNLILKKAIDDALAKLPPRQRMAFILRHYEGYTFEEIGTIMAISTGAAKANHFQAIRKLRVLLKDWL